The Rhodobacter sp. genome segment AGAAACGCCTTCAGCGGCTTGACCACGCCGTGCTCGTCCAGGACGCGCATGTCATTGATGGCAATCTCGTTTTCCAGAAGCGCGGCGTGTTCGGCGGCATCGACGCTGCGAATGCCGAACAGGCAGATGTTCTCGGGCGGCACCACGGCGGGGAAAGGCGGGAATTCGGGCATGGACCGGCCGGCAAGATAGGCGACGGGCGTGCCGTGCAGATTGCCCGTCTGGGTGGACGCGGTCGTGTGAAAGTCGCTGTGCGCGTCGAGCCACAGAACGAACAGCGGCCGGCCCTGCGCGCGCGCCGCGGCCGCGACGCCCGCGACCGAGCCCAGCGACAGCGAATGGTCGCCGCCCAGAAAGATCGGCAGACCCCGGCGCGCGGCCTCGGCGCCGGTCTCGGCCAGGGCGGCGGTCCAGCCCAGCGTCTCGGGCAGGTGATGAACGGCGGGGTTGGGGCAGGTCGCCGGCACCGCCGTCGCGGCCACGTCGCCCAGGTCGGTGACGCGATGGCCCAGGCTCTCAAGCGCCTGCGCCAGGCCGGCGGTGCGATAGGCGGCCGGGCCCATGAGGCAACCGGGACGACGTTGGCCGCTGTCAACGGGCGCGCCGATCAGCAAACAGTTGCGGGGGGTCGCGGTCATGGGGGCCTCCTTGGTTGCGGAGGCTATCGCACGGGGGCGCCAACGGTTTCATCCACCGTATTGACCATTCCGGACGCAGGATTGCGCAAAATGGTCATGCGATCTATACATTTCGATCATGCCCCCCCTCCCAGCCAAAGCGCCCGAGGCCGCCCGTGGATGACACCGACCTGCGTCTGATTGCCTCCCTGAAGCGCGATGGCCGCGCCGGCCTGGGCGAATTGGCGCTGCACCTTGGGATCAGCCGCGCGACGGTGCGGACCCGGCTGGCGCGGCTGATCCAGACGGGCGAAATCGCGGGGTTCACCATCCTGACCCGCACCGATCTGGTCGAAAGCCCGGTGCGGGCGCTGATGATGGTGGCGATCGAAGGGCCGGGCACCGACCGGGCGGTGGCGCGGATGCTGGCGCTGGGCGCGGTGCAGGCGGTTCATTCGACCACCGGGCGCTGGGACGTGATCGTCGATCTGGCGACCGACAGCCTGACCCATCTGGACGAGACCCTGGCCCGGATCCGCAAGCTCGACGGCGTCAGCCAGTCGGAAACCCACCTGCTGATGTCCACCCGCCGCGCGACCGCGGCGCGCTGAGTCACCCTTGCTGGAACAGCCGTTCCAGCACCCGCAGCCCCTCCTCCAGCTTGCGCCGGTCCTCGGGGCTGAGCGGGGCCAGCATGGCCTCGGTGGCGGCCTCCACCTCGGGGCGGATGCGGTTGAAGGCGCGCCGGCCCTTCAAGGTAAGCGCGGCATGGGCGACGCGCCGGTCGGCGGCATCGGTGCGCCGGGTGATCCAGCCGCGGGCCTCCAGCTCGGCCAGGGCGCGGCTGACCTTGGTCTTGTGCGCCGGCACGCGGGTGCACAGCTCGCTCGCGGTCAACGACGGGGCCTCGGCCAGGTTCAGCAGAACGCGCCATTCGGGCCGGGTCAACTCGTGCCGGCGGCGATAGATCGGCCGCGTGTATTCCGAGGTCAATTCCGCCAACAGGTTCAATCGGTATGGCAGATAATCTTTGAGAAACATGGCTTTGAATGTCCCCGTTGATAGTTACATTTTCAACTAATACCCTGCCTAAAGATGATTCGCAAAGGCACGAAACAGGAAGTGACACGCGCATGAGCAAGGCTTTCGCGTCGCAAGGCGACATGACGGAGAAGAGGATCAGTTTCACCGAGGTCGGTGAGGGTCTTTACGCCTTCACGGCCGAGGGGGACCCGAACACGGGCGTGATCATCGGCGACGAGTCGGTGATGATCGTCGAGGCTCAGGCGACGCCTCGGCTTGCGCGCAAGGTGATCGACTGCGTGCGTTCGGTGACCGACAAGCCGATCTCGCACGTTGTGTTGACGCATTACCACGCGGTGCGGGTGCTGGGGGCCTCGGCGTATGGCGCGCGCGAGATCATCATGTCGAACGTCGCCGCGGCGCAGGTCGAGGAGCGCGGGCAAGAGGATTGGGACAGCGAGTTCGGCCGGTTTCCGCGGCTGTTCCAGGGCCACGAGGAGATCCCCGGCCTGACCCGCCCGACGACCACGTTCAGCGAGCAGATGACGGTCTATCTGGGCAAGCGCCGGGTCGAGATCCTGACGCTGGGCCGGGCGCATACCGCCGGCGACGCGGTGATCTGGGTGCCCGATCAGGAGGTGATGTTCACCGGCGACATCGTCGAATACCACTCGGCCTGCTACTGCGGCGACGGGCATTTCCACGACTGGCAAGAGACGCTGGGCAACATCGCGGCGTTCGAACCGCGGGCGATCGCGCCGGGCCGGGGCGACGCGCTGGTGGGCGAGGCGATGGTCGCCAAGGCGATCGCCAACACGGCGGATTTCGTGCGCTCGACCTACAAGCCGGTCGAACGGGTGGTGGCGCGCGGCGGCTCGCTGAAGGACGCGTGGGACGCGGTGCGCGCGGCCTGCGACCCCAAGTTCGCGGATTACGCGATCTACGAGCACTGCCTGCCGTTCAACGTCGCGCGGGCCTATGACGAGGCCCGCGGCATCGACACCCCCCGCATCTGGACCGCCGAACGCGACCGCCAGATGTGGGCCGACCTGCAAGGCTGAACCCGGCCCCCACCGGCCGACCCGCAACCCTCCCCCAGACGCGAAACACGCCAAAGGGGGCCACCCGGAGCCCTGGGCTCCGGTTCCCGGAGGACAAGCCATGAACACGCAGAACAAGATTTTCGAGGTGCCGCTCTACCCCTATGCCAGGGCGGCGGATCAGGACGCGGCCCGGCCCGCGCGCCATCAGGTGGTCGTTGTCGGCGCGGGCCCCGTCGGCCTGGGCGCGGCCATCGACCTGGCGCAGCAGGGCGTCGAGGTTGTGGTGCTCGACGACAACGACAAGGTCAGCTTCGGCTCACGCGCGGTCTGCTACGCCAAGCGCCCGCTCGAGATCCTGGATCGTCTGGGCTGCGGCGTCGAGATGGTGGAAAAGGGCGTCGAATGGAACCTGGGCAAGGTCTTTTTCGACCAGCGGCAGGTGTACGAATTCAACCTTCTGCCGGAAGACGGGCACAAATTCCCGGCCTTCATCAACCTGCAACAGTATTATTTCGAGGAATACATGGTGCAGCGCGTCGAGGCGCTGCGCGCGGCCGGCGCCCCGATCGCGCTGCGCGGCAAGAACAAGGTCCAGCGCGTCACCGACAAGGGCGACCATGTCGAGATCGAGATCGGCACCCCCGAGGGGGCCTATGTGATCGAAGCCGACTGGCTGATCGCCTGTGACGGCGCGGGCTCGCCGATCCGGCAGGCGATGGGGCTGGATTTCGTGGGCGAGGTGTTCCAGGACAACTTCCTGATCGCCGACGTGGTGATGGATGCCGAATTCCCCACGGAACGCTGGTTCTGGTTCGACCCGCCGTTCAACCGCGGCCAGTCGGCGCTGTTGCACAAGCAGCCCGACAACGTCTGGCGCATCGATTTCCAGATCGGCTGGGACATCGACCGCGAGGCCGAGTTGAAGCCCGAGAACATCGACAAGCGCCTGCGCGCGATGCTGGGCGAGGACATCAAATACGAGCTGGAGTGGACCTCGATCTACACCTTCCAGTGCCGGCGGATGGAGCAGTTCCACAAGGGCCGCGTGATCTTTGCCGGCGACGCCGCGCACCAGGTCTCGCCTTTTGGCGCGCGCGGGGCGAATTCGGGTTTGCAGGACACCGACAACCTGGGCTGGAAACTGAAGCTGATCCTCGACGGCACGGCGCCCGAAAGCCTGCTGGACAGCTACGATGTCGAGCGCATCCACGGCGCCAAGGAAAACATCCTGAACTCTACCCGTTCGACCGATTTCATCACGCCGAAATCCGAGACCAGCCGCACCTTCCGCGATGCGGTGCTGGACCTGGCCGAAACCCACGATTTCGCGCGGCCTTTCGTCAACTCGGGGCGGCTGTCGGTGCCCTGCACCTATGACGGCTCGCCGCTGAACACGGCGGATGCGTTGCCGGGCGGGCCGGCGCGCTCGCGGCCCGGGTCGCCCTGTGCCGACCTGCCGCTGGGCGACGGCTTCCTGCTGGACCGGTTGGGCGCGCGCGCCGCGCCGCGGTTCCAGATCCTGGCGATCGACACCGACGCGCCCGCCGCCTTTGCTGCCCACGGGCTGGATTGCGAGGTGATCGCGCTCTCGACCCGGGGGAACCCGCTGCTCAAGGACCGCTATCTGGGCGACGCGGCCTCGGCCGTGTATCTGCTGCGCCCCGACCAGCATGTCGCCGCGCGTTGGAGCGCCTGGGATGAAACCGCCGTCGCCGCCGCCCTGGCGCGCGCCATCGGCAAGGAGAACTGAGACATGGCCAGCCTCAACACCACCCGCAACGCCGACCGGCCCGACGACATGTATCAGATGCTCATCGACGCGCACGAGGGCAAGACCAAGGCCGAAAGCGACGCCTTCAACGCGCGCCTGATCCTGACTCTGATGAACCATATCGGCGACAGCGAGGTCATCGCCCAGGCGCTGGCCGTGGCCGAGGGCTGAGCGACCGGGTCGCCGGGGCGTCAGGCCAGCGTCAGCGTCACCCGGCGGTTCTGCTTGCCCTTCTTTTCGATCTTGCCCAGCGTCACACGGCCGATTTCGGCGGTGTGACGCACATGCGTGCCGCCGCAGGGTTGCAGGTCCACCTGCGCGTCCTCGGTGCCGATGCGGACCAGCCGCACGCGGCCTTGCCCCATCGGCGGGCGCACCGACATGGTTTTCACCAGCCCCGGGTTCGACTCGAGCTCGGCATCGGTGATCCAGCTGTCGGTCACCGCCAGGTCGCGCGCAATCAGCGCGTTGAGCGTGTCCTCCAGCGCCTGCTTGTCCTCGGGCGCCTCGGGCATGTCAAAGTCGAGCCGCCCCTTGCCCGGCCCGATGGCGCCGCCGGTCACCGGCAGCGGGATCACCACCGACAGCAGATGCAGCGCGGTATGGGTGCGCATGTGCAGGTGGCGCTGGTCCCAGTCCAGAACCATCGTCACCCGGGTGCCGGGGGCGGGGGGCTGGGCGCCCTCATCGGGGATCAGGGCGACGCCGGTCGCGCCTTCCTTGCGGGTGGTGACGATGGCGATGCGGCCGCCATCCCAGGACAGGGTGCCGGCGTCGCCTGGCTGGCCGCCGCCGGTCGGATAGAACACCGAATCGGCGACGACGATGCCGCCGTCCTCGGCCAGGCGCGTGACCGTCGTCGTGCAGCTTCGCGCATAGGCATCCTCGCGAAACAGGGGGCGGGTGTCGTCGGTCATCGGGTCTCCTCGCGGAAATCGTCGTCGCGCTGGTCGGGGCTGACGGCGGCACTGTCGGCGGTGTCGCGGTCTGCGGCGGGTTCTGGGTGGCGGGGGGCGGGTGGCGCCTCGCGCGGGGGCGGGGGGGCCAGGGCTTCGGGATTCCTGAGCCAGATGTCGCGCTGGGCAAAGGGGATCTCGATCCCTTCCTCGGCAAAGCGGGCGGCGATCTTGTGGTTCATCTCGGTCGCGACGGCGACCTTGTAGTTCACGTCCCGCAGCACCGCACGGATGCGGAAATCCAGCGCATCGGCGCCAAAGCCCAGGAAATCGACGCCCGGCTTTGGGTCCATCACCACCAGGGGTTCGGATTCGGCGATCTCTTGCAGGATGCGCGCCACCTTGCGGGTGTCGGTGCCATAGGCCACGCCCACCGTCAGCACCACGCGCCCGGTCTTGGACGACTTGGTGTAGTTGGTCACCGCACCCGAAATGAGATCGGCGTTCGGCACGATCACCTTCGATCGGTCGAAGGTCTCGATCACCGTCGAACGGACCGAGATCCGCTCGATCGTGCCCGAGGTCGTGCCGACCTCGACCCAGTCCCCTTCCGAGACCGGACGCTCGATCAGCAAGATGATGCCGGACACGAAATTCGACACGATGTTCTGAAGACCGAAACCGATGCCGACGGACAGGGCCCCGGCGACGATCGCCAGGCCCGAAAGGTCGATGCCGGCCATGGAAAAGGCGATCAGCGCCGCGGCGGTGATGCCCAGATAGCCCACGCCCGAAACGACGGCCTTTTGCGCGCCCTTTTCCATCGACGTTTTCGGCAGGACCGAGGTTCCCAGCGCGCCCTGCAAGCCCCGGGTAATCAGGTAACCCACGGCAAAGACGATGAAGAACAGCAGCACGTTCGCGGGTGCGATGCGCGTGCCGCCCAGCGAGACCCCCTCGCTGAACCGGTTCCAGACCTCGATCAGGTCGGTTTCGCGCGCCCCCCAGATCAGCGCCATGGGGGGCATCGCCAGCAAGGCCAGCACCAGCCCCGCCAGCGAGGGCACCAGACCCTGCGCGGCGCGTTCCTCGTCGCCCAGAATCGCCGCGTAGACCGCGCCGACCAGTCCGTGCAGCACGATCACGACGCCGATCAGCGCCAACGAGGACAGGGCCGGAAAGGCAATCTGCTGCGCCGCCGCCATGTAGCCGGCCGCACCCAACAGCGGCGCCAGCACCGCCAGCAGCGTCAGGATGCGGCTGGTGAAGCGCACCATCCGATCGAAGAAGGGCGAGGTATCGACCTCGACCCTGTCAACCTCGGCACGGCGGGGTTGATGGCGCAGCAGCAGCCGCGACAGCCGCCACAGCGACAACGAGACCAGCACGATCAGCGGATACATCAGCACCGCCTGCGCCGTCGCCGGCTGCACCTGCGGCGCGATAAAGGGCACATACAGTTCCTGAAGGCCGGCCAACAGGCCCAGCGCCAGCGACACACCGCGCGCGCGGCGCCGGTCGTCGTCGCTGAGGTTCAGCGCGGCGCGCGAGTCGTTGACGACCGGGAACAGGTGCAGCGACAGCCAGCGAGCGCCGAACAGCGCCATGCCCGCCGGCACCAGCGCGTCGTTGATCCCCAGGATCGTCGGCCCGGTCATCCGGGTCAGCTGGATCGCCACGGCCAACAAGAGCAGACCCAGGAAGGGCACGATCAGTTGCGACAGCGACACGAAAAAGGCCGCGACCGCGCGACCGCGCAGGATCGCCGTGCTTTTCAACAGCCGCACCGTCAGGTGTTCCATCCAGCGCCGCCCGCGTAGCAGCAGCAGGGCCGCCAGCAGCAACGAACCGATGGTGATCGGCAGGTCGGTCAGCATTTCCTCGACCCGGGCGGGGTCAAGCCAGGCGTTGTAGATCTCGCCGTTGATGGTCAGCGCCGAGCCGATCAGCGCATCCAGCGCATCGAGCCAGTTCGCCGGATTGATCGGCGAGGGGCCCAGCGTCATCAGGGCATTGGCCTGACGCGCGCGCAGCTCGCGGTCGATGGCGCGGACGATGGCGTCGGCGCGGGCATAGGCCTCGTCGGCGGCGCGCAAGGGGGCCTCGCGTTCCGCAAGCTGTGCGTTCAGTTCGTCGCGCCGCTGGGTGACGTCGGCGGCTTCGGTCTGGCCGTCGGTCGGCACCGGGCCCAGCGCAGTGATCTGCGCCCGCAACGCGTCGATTCGCCCCTGCAACGAGGTTTCAGCGGTCATGAACTGCGTCCGCATCGCCGAAATCTCGGTGCGCAGGTCATTCAGCGCCTGGTCGGTGGTGTTCGGATCGTCGATCGCGGCCTCGGCCAGCGAGGCGAGTGCGTTCCAGACGTTGTAATCGATCGGCGCCGGGGTCTGCGCATCCGGCGGGGGGGATGCAGCGGCCGGCGCGGTCTGCGGATCCGCCGCCGCAGTCTGCGCGAACACCGGTGCGGCGGTTGGCAGGATCGCCAGCGCCATCACCGCAAGACACAGGGCGCGCAGGATGGGCAGGGGGCGAAGGCGTGGCATAGGGGCGATCACGCCTCGCGCATGTCGGGCAGCGCGCGGGCGGCGCGGTCCATCCAGCCGGGCACCGGCAGCCCCTTGTCGCGCAGGAAGGCGGGGTTGAACAGCTTGGACTGGTAGCGCGTGCCATAATCGCACAGCACCGTCACGATGGTGTGGCCCGGGCCCATCTCGCGCGCCATGCGCATCGCGCCGGCGACGTTCACGCCCGAGGACCCGCCCAGGCACAGCCCCTCGTGTTCCAGCATGTCAAAGACCACC includes the following:
- a CDS encoding MBL fold metallo-hydrolase; the protein is MSKAFASQGDMTEKRISFTEVGEGLYAFTAEGDPNTGVIIGDESVMIVEAQATPRLARKVIDCVRSVTDKPISHVVLTHYHAVRVLGASAYGAREIIMSNVAAAQVEERGQEDWDSEFGRFPRLFQGHEEIPGLTRPTTTFSEQMTVYLGKRRVEILTLGRAHTAGDAVIWVPDQEVMFTGDIVEYHSACYCGDGHFHDWQETLGNIAAFEPRAIAPGRGDALVGEAMVAKAIANTADFVRSTYKPVERVVARGGSLKDAWDAVRAACDPKFADYAIYEHCLPFNVARAYDEARGIDTPRIWTAERDRQMWADLQG
- a CDS encoding FAD-dependent oxidoreductase; this translates as MNTQNKIFEVPLYPYARAADQDAARPARHQVVVVGAGPVGLGAAIDLAQQGVEVVVLDDNDKVSFGSRAVCYAKRPLEILDRLGCGVEMVEKGVEWNLGKVFFDQRQVYEFNLLPEDGHKFPAFINLQQYYFEEYMVQRVEALRAAGAPIALRGKNKVQRVTDKGDHVEIEIGTPEGAYVIEADWLIACDGAGSPIRQAMGLDFVGEVFQDNFLIADVVMDAEFPTERWFWFDPPFNRGQSALLHKQPDNVWRIDFQIGWDIDREAELKPENIDKRLRAMLGEDIKYELEWTSIYTFQCRRMEQFHKGRVIFAGDAAHQVSPFGARGANSGLQDTDNLGWKLKLILDGTAPESLLDSYDVERIHGAKENILNSTRSTDFITPKSETSRTFRDAVLDLAETHDFARPFVNSGRLSVPCTYDGSPLNTADALPGGPARSRPGSPCADLPLGDGFLLDRLGARAAPRFQILAIDTDAPAAFAAHGLDCEVIALSTRGNPLLKDRYLGDAASAVYLLRPDQHVAARWSAWDETAVAAALARAIGKEN
- a CDS encoding MarR family transcriptional regulator — its product is MFLKDYLPYRLNLLAELTSEYTRPIYRRRHELTRPEWRVLLNLAEAPSLTASELCTRVPAHKTKVSRALAELEARGWITRRTDAADRRVAHAALTLKGRRAFNRIRPEVEAATEAMLAPLSPEDRRKLEEGLRVLERLFQQG
- a CDS encoding Lrp/AsnC family transcriptional regulator; protein product: MDDTDLRLIASLKRDGRAGLGELALHLGISRATVRTRLARLIQTGEIAGFTILTRTDLVESPVRALMMVAIEGPGTDRAVARMLALGAVQAVHSTTGRWDVIVDLATDSLTHLDETLARIRKLDGVSQSETHLLMSTRRATAAR
- the rocF gene encoding arginase, whose protein sequence is MTATPRNCLLIGAPVDSGQRRPGCLMGPAAYRTAGLAQALESLGHRVTDLGDVAATAVPATCPNPAVHHLPETLGWTAALAETGAEAARRGLPIFLGGDHSLSLGSVAGVAAAARAQGRPLFVLWLDAHSDFHTTASTQTGNLHGTPVAYLAGRSMPEFPPFPAVVPPENICLFGIRSVDAAEHAALLENEIAINDMRVLDEHGVVKPLKAFLDRVHAADGLLHVSLDVDFLDPMIAPAVGTTVPGGATFREAHLVMELLHDSGLVSSLDLVELNPFLDERGRTAHLMVDLVASLMGRKVFDRPTRSYRGQA
- a CDS encoding alanyl-tRNA editing protein encodes the protein MTDDTRPLFREDAYARSCTTTVTRLAEDGGIVVADSVFYPTGGGQPGDAGTLSWDGGRIAIVTTRKEGATGVALIPDEGAQPPAPGTRVTMVLDWDQRHLHMRTHTALHLLSVVIPLPVTGGAIGPGKGRLDFDMPEAPEDKQALEDTLNALIARDLAVTDSWITDAELESNPGLVKTMSVRPPMGQGRVRLVRIGTEDAQVDLQPCGGTHVRHTAEIGRVTLGKIEKKGKQNRRVTLTLA
- a CDS encoding mechanosensitive ion channel family protein, translating into MPRLRPLPILRALCLAVMALAILPTAAPVFAQTAAADPQTAPAAASPPPDAQTPAPIDYNVWNALASLAEAAIDDPNTTDQALNDLRTEISAMRTQFMTAETSLQGRIDALRAQITALGPVPTDGQTEAADVTQRRDELNAQLAEREAPLRAADEAYARADAIVRAIDRELRARQANALMTLGPSPINPANWLDALDALIGSALTINGEIYNAWLDPARVEEMLTDLPITIGSLLLAALLLLRGRRWMEHLTVRLLKSTAILRGRAVAAFFVSLSQLIVPFLGLLLLAVAIQLTRMTGPTILGINDALVPAGMALFGARWLSLHLFPVVNDSRAALNLSDDDRRRARGVSLALGLLAGLQELYVPFIAPQVQPATAQAVLMYPLIVLVSLSLWRLSRLLLRHQPRRAEVDRVEVDTSPFFDRMVRFTSRILTLLAVLAPLLGAAGYMAAAQQIAFPALSSLALIGVVIVLHGLVGAVYAAILGDEERAAQGLVPSLAGLVLALLAMPPMALIWGARETDLIEVWNRFSEGVSLGGTRIAPANVLLFFIVFAVGYLITRGLQGALGTSVLPKTSMEKGAQKAVVSGVGYLGITAAALIAFSMAGIDLSGLAIVAGALSVGIGFGLQNIVSNFVSGIILLIERPVSEGDWVEVGTTSGTIERISVRSTVIETFDRSKVIVPNADLISGAVTNYTKSSKTGRVVLTVGVAYGTDTRKVARILQEIAESEPLVVMDPKPGVDFLGFGADALDFRIRAVLRDVNYKVAVATEMNHKIAARFAEEGIEIPFAQRDIWLRNPEALAPPPPREAPPAPRHPEPAADRDTADSAAVSPDQRDDDFREETR
- a CDS encoding DUF2783 domain-containing protein — protein: MASLNTTRNADRPDDMYQMLIDAHEGKTKAESDAFNARLILTLMNHIGDSEVIAQALAVAEG